The window AGTCCGGTGACCTGCAGGGCGACAAGGCGATCGTCTGGAGCCGCACCGACCGCCCGGCGCGCATGGTGGTGGAGTGGGACACCCGCAGCGTTTTCAGCAACCCACGGCGATTCGTCTCGGCGCTGGCCGATGCCCGTACCGATTTCACCGCCCGGGTCGAGCTGACGGGCCTGCCGGTCGACCAGGCGATTTTCTACCGCGTGCGCTTCGAGGACGCCCAGACCGGCGTCTCCAGCGAACCCTGGTTCGGCCACCTGCGCAGCGTGCCGCAACAGCGTCGTGACATCCGCTTCGTCTGGAGCGGCGATACCGTCGGCCAAGGCTTCGGCATCAACCCGGATATCGGTGGCATGCGTATCTACGAGGCCATGCGCCTGCGCCTGCCGGACTTTTTTATCCACAGCGGCGACACCATCTACGCCGACGGCCCGATCCCGGCGCAGATCACTACGGAAAGCGGACGGGTCTGGCGCAACATCACCACCGAGGCCAAGAGCAAGGTCGCCGAAACCCTCGACGAATTCCGCGGTAACTACCGCTACAACCTGATGGACGACAACCTGCGCCGGTTCAACGCCGAGGTGCCGCAGATCTGGCAGTGGGACGACCACGAGGTGACCAACAACTGGTCGCCGAGCAAGCAGCTGGACGAGCGCTACAAAAGCAAGGATATCCACAGCCTGGTCGGCCATGCGCGCCAGGCCTGGCTGGAATACGCGCCGCTGCGCCGGCAGCAGGCCGATGGTGGCGGGCGGATTTATCGCAAGCTCAGCTATGGACCGATGCTCGATGTGTTCGTGCTCGACATGCGCAGCTACCGTGGCCCGAACGACGACAACCTGGGTGGGGAAAAGGCCTTTCTCGGCCGCGAGCAACTGGACTGGCTCAAGCGCGAACTCAAGGGCTCGCAGGCGCAATGGAAGGTCATCGCCGCCGACATGCCGATCGGCCTGGGTGTGCCCGACGGCGAGGTCAGCCCCGGGGTGCCGCGCTGGGAAGCGATCGCCAACGGCGACCCGGGCCCGGCCCAGGGACGCGAGCTGG of the Pseudomonas vanderleydeniana genome contains:
- a CDS encoding alkaline phosphatase D family protein; this encodes MSDFNLGRRRVVQAVGAGILLPGLAPAVIASVKDRPQLTDGVQSGDLQGDKAIVWSRTDRPARMVVEWDTRSVFSNPRRFVSALADARTDFTARVELTGLPVDQAIFYRVRFEDAQTGVSSEPWFGHLRSVPQQRRDIRFVWSGDTVGQGFGINPDIGGMRIYEAMRLRLPDFFIHSGDTIYADGPIPAQITTESGRVWRNITTEAKSKVAETLDEFRGNYRYNLMDDNLRRFNAEVPQIWQWDDHEVTNNWSPSKQLDERYKSKDIHSLVGHARQAWLEYAPLRRQQADGGGRIYRKLSYGPMLDVFVLDMRSYRGPNDDNLGGEKAFLGREQLDWLKRELKGSQAQWKVIAADMPIGLGVPDGEVSPGVPRWEAIANGDPGPAQGRELEVAELLGYLRAQRVHNTVWLTADVHYCAAHHYHPDRAAFQDFDPFWEFVAGPLNAGSFGPNVLDKTFGPRVVFEKAPAVQNSSPFAGFQFFGEVNIDGQSGEMSVVLRDLDGVAVFEQKLQPV